One part of the Pedosphaera parvula Ellin514 genome encodes these proteins:
- a CDS encoding glycosyltransferase family 4 protein: MNIVQITPGAGGMYCGNCFRDNALVAALRKKGHSVLMIPLYLPMTLDEEDQTEGTRIFFNGINVYLEQKSAFFREAPNWLHNLTGSPALLKLAAGSAAKTRAADVGDLTLSMMRGEEGNQAREIEQLIAFLKTQPRPDIICLSNVMLIGMVRRLKQELGIPVACVLQGEDTFLDALPDSHRNLTWRTLAERAREIDLFIPPTRYFGNLMKERLGLPADRVRVISNGINIEGFAQSPISLPNAPAPNPPVLGYFARMCKEKGLDVLVEAFIILKERNRVKNLKLKVGGGCGPSDQPFVNTLRERLRAKVFLNDVEFHPNVTREEKLSFFSSLSVFSVPALYGEAFGLYVIEALASGVPVVQPNHAAFPELVELSGGGLICEPRSPKALADSLEQLLLNPDQARALGAAGRKSVQERFTAEQMAVETLLAFQDVTSREKAQPHA; encoded by the coding sequence GTGAACATCGTCCAGATAACACCCGGTGCCGGAGGGATGTATTGCGGAAATTGTTTCCGCGATAACGCCCTCGTCGCCGCGCTTCGCAAAAAGGGCCATTCGGTCCTGATGATTCCTCTCTATCTGCCGATGACGCTTGATGAGGAGGACCAAACCGAAGGCACTCGCATCTTCTTCAACGGTATCAACGTTTATCTGGAGCAAAAATCCGCCTTCTTCCGTGAAGCTCCGAATTGGCTGCATAACCTGACCGGTTCGCCCGCGCTCCTCAAACTGGCCGCCGGCAGTGCCGCCAAAACCCGCGCCGCGGATGTGGGTGATCTCACGCTGTCCATGATGCGCGGCGAAGAAGGCAACCAGGCCCGTGAAATCGAGCAGCTTATTGCTTTCCTCAAAACCCAGCCCAGACCTGACATCATTTGCCTTTCCAATGTCATGCTCATCGGCATGGTTCGACGCTTGAAGCAGGAACTCGGCATCCCAGTTGCCTGTGTGCTTCAAGGCGAGGATACCTTCCTGGATGCGTTGCCTGATTCCCATCGTAACCTCACCTGGCGCACACTCGCAGAACGCGCCCGCGAGATCGATCTCTTCATCCCGCCGACGCGCTACTTCGGCAACTTGATGAAAGAACGTCTTGGCCTGCCTGCCGATCGCGTCCGCGTCATCTCGAACGGAATTAATATCGAAGGGTTCGCCCAATCTCCCATCAGCCTTCCCAACGCCCCCGCGCCCAACCCTCCCGTCCTTGGCTACTTCGCCCGCATGTGCAAGGAAAAGGGTCTCGATGTTCTGGTGGAAGCCTTCATCATTTTGAAGGAACGCAATCGTGTTAAGAACCTCAAACTCAAAGTCGGCGGTGGCTGCGGCCCATCCGATCAACCATTCGTCAATACCCTGCGCGAACGCTTGCGCGCCAAGGTATTTTTAAACGACGTCGAATTTCATCCCAATGTCACACGCGAGGAAAAACTCTCCTTCTTCAGTTCCCTCTCAGTATTTTCCGTCCCCGCTCTCTATGGCGAAGCCTTCGGCCTCTATGTGATCGAAGCCCTCGCTAGCGGCGTCCCGGTGGTGCAGCCCAATCATGCCGCTTTCCCTGAACTCGTTGAACTCTCGGGCGGCGGCCTGATTTGCGAACCGCGCAGCCCCAAAGCCCTGGCTGACTCACTTGAGCAACTTTTGTTGAATCCCGATCAAGCCCGCGCCCTGGGTGCCGCCGGTCGGAAATCCGTTCAGGAACGTTTCACAGCTGAACAAATGGCAGTCGAAACCTTGCTGGCATTTCAGGATGTTACCAGCCGCGAAAAAGCTCAACCGCACGCTTGA
- a CDS encoding acyl-CoA thioesterase → MPFEFKAVRRVEFSETDMAGIVHFSNFFRYMETAEHGFFRSLGFSVVMNQTDPPVGWPRVNAECEYRQPLRFEDEVEIHLLVSEKKSKSLSYLIKFRKLNAPTLPEVARGTLTVVCVVKGPDGKMSAAHIPKEFADKIEVAPSELLL, encoded by the coding sequence ATGCCCTTCGAATTCAAAGCCGTTCGTCGCGTCGAGTTTTCCGAAACCGACATGGCCGGAATTGTTCACTTCTCCAATTTTTTCCGCTACATGGAAACTGCGGAGCACGGTTTCTTCCGCTCACTCGGCTTCTCGGTCGTGATGAACCAAACCGATCCACCGGTTGGTTGGCCGCGTGTGAATGCCGAATGCGAATACCGCCAGCCTTTGCGTTTTGAAGATGAGGTGGAAATTCATCTGCTCGTCAGTGAAAAGAAATCCAAGTCGTTGAGCTACCTGATCAAATTCCGCAAACTCAACGCCCCCACATTACCCGAAGTAGCCCGCGGCACTCTCACTGTCGTCTGCGTGGTTAAAGGTCCCGACGGCAAAATGTCAGCCGCACATATCCCCAAGGAATTTGCGGATAAGATCGAAGTCGCTCCCTCAGAACTGCTGCTTTAA
- a CDS encoding phenylacetate--CoA ligase family protein has protein sequence MADGPHPSRAAIESSQLEQLRSLVAELFPGNAFYTEKYSAVSITFDIASLEDFSQRFPFTTKQELVANQQKHPPFGTNLTYPLSRYTRFHQTSGTSGTPLRCLDTQENWENMLESWIEVYRAAGVTNEDRIYFAFSFGPFIGFWMAFEAGTRLGALCIPGGSMSSAARIRAILDNGATVLCCTPTYAIRLAEVAAEEKMDLRQSKIKTIIVAGEPGGSIPATRARVAELWPGARMFDHHGMTEVGPVTYECPVHPCSLHIIESAYYAEFIDPPTGQPVAPGQVGELVLTTLARTGSPLLRYRTGDLVKRPLSTSSCACGRNELLLEGGILGRTDDMIVVRGVNVYPSAVEAIIRNCKSISEYRVQISHSQALAEMHIQVEFYPDSKDSAALVASLEKNFETDLALRVPITAVPAGSLPRFEMKAKRWVSIQ, from the coding sequence ATGGCTGACGGCCCCCATCCTTCCCGCGCGGCCATAGAAAGCAGCCAACTTGAGCAGTTGCGTTCCCTCGTGGCGGAACTGTTTCCTGGCAACGCGTTTTATACTGAAAAATACAGCGCGGTTAGCATCACTTTCGATATAGCCTCACTCGAGGATTTCTCTCAGCGCTTCCCATTCACCACCAAACAGGAACTGGTCGCGAACCAACAAAAGCATCCACCGTTCGGCACCAATCTCACCTATCCTCTCTCTCGCTACACACGTTTTCACCAGACCAGCGGCACCTCCGGCACGCCTCTCCGCTGCCTGGACACGCAGGAAAACTGGGAAAACATGCTTGAGAGTTGGATCGAAGTTTATCGTGCTGCTGGAGTCACGAACGAAGATCGCATCTACTTCGCGTTCTCTTTTGGCCCGTTCATCGGATTCTGGATGGCTTTTGAAGCTGGCACACGCCTCGGTGCTCTTTGCATCCCTGGCGGCAGCATGAGCAGCGCTGCCCGCATTCGCGCCATTCTCGACAACGGCGCCACCGTCTTGTGCTGCACTCCCACCTATGCGATTCGCCTTGCCGAAGTGGCTGCGGAGGAAAAAATGGATCTGCGGCAATCAAAAATAAAGACCATCATCGTCGCCGGTGAACCGGGCGGCAGCATTCCTGCCACGCGTGCGCGCGTCGCAGAACTCTGGCCTGGCGCACGGATGTTTGACCATCACGGCATGACGGAAGTCGGACCGGTCACTTACGAATGCCCAGTGCACCCCTGCTCGTTACACATCATTGAATCCGCTTACTATGCAGAATTCATTGATCCGCCAACCGGCCAACCGGTTGCTCCCGGACAGGTGGGCGAACTCGTTCTCACCACCCTCGCCCGCACTGGTTCACCGCTTCTGCGCTATCGCACCGGCGACCTCGTGAAACGTCCCTTAAGCACTTCATCGTGCGCCTGTGGCCGCAACGAACTCCTGCTGGAGGGTGGCATTCTCGGACGCACCGATGACATGATCGTCGTTCGCGGGGTCAATGTTTATCCCAGTGCCGTCGAAGCAATCATACGCAACTGCAAAAGCATTTCCGAATACCGTGTGCAAATCAGCCACTCCCAAGCACTCGCCGAAATGCATATTCAGGTTGAATTTTATCCTGACAGCAAGGATTCCGCCGCACTCGTGGCCTCGCTTGAAAAAAATTTCGAAACCGATCTGGCTTTGCGCGTCCCCATCACTGCTGTTCCCGCTGGCAGCCTGCCCCGTTTTGAAATGAAAGCCAAACGCTGGGTTAGCATTCAGTAA